A single Drosophila miranda strain MSH22 chromosome XR, D.miranda_PacBio2.1, whole genome shotgun sequence DNA region contains:
- the LOC108152137 gene encoding rho GDP-dissociation inhibitor 1 isoform X1, which translates to MAETAKQQPHPDHHDEDVHDANYQAPPEKTIEEIMAADQEDESLRRYKEALLGAAQTEKIVVEPNDPRKVIVKKLALVVGGRDDMELDLTGDISQLKKQLFVIKEGVQYKVRIDFIVQREIVHGLKYVQKTSRFGMPVVVDKMKHMVGSYPPKREIQFYLTPAEEAPSGTMSRGTYSVSSIFTDDDKHIHLEWDWTFEIKKDWE; encoded by the exons ATGGCCGAAACAGCGAAGCAACAACCCCATCCCGACCATCATGATGAGGATGTGCACGATGCCAACTACCAAGCACCGCCGGAGAAGACCATCGAGGAGATCATGGCCGCCGATCAGGAGGATGAGAGTTTGAGACGCTACAAGGAGGCCCTCCTGGGCGCCGCCCAGACCGAGAAGATTGTTGTCG AGCCCAATGATCCACGCAAGGTGATTGTGAAAAAGCTGGCGCTGGTTGTGGGGGGACGCGATGATATGGAATTGGATCTTACTGGCGACATTAGTCAGCTGAAAAAGCAG CTTTTTGTGATCAAAGAAGGTGTTCAGTACAAGGTGCGCATTGATTTTATTGTGCAACGTGAAATTGTCCACGGCCTTAAGTATGTGCAAAAGACCTCTCGCTTTGGCATGCCCG TTGTGG TCGACAAAATGAAGCACATGGTTGGCTCGTATCCGCCGAAAAGGGAAATTCAGTTCTATTTGACGCCCGCCGAGGAGGCGCCCTCCGGCACAATGTCGCGCGGCACTTACTCGGTCAGCTCGATCTTCACGGATGACGACAAGCACATACATTTGGAGTGGGACTGGACCTTTGAGATCAAAAAGGACTGGGAATAA
- the LOC108152137 gene encoding rho GDP-dissociation inhibitor 1 isoform X2, with amino-acid sequence MAETAKQQPHPDHHDEDVHDANYQAPPEKTIEEIMAADQEDESLRRYKEALLGAAQTEKIVVEPNDPRKVIVKKLALVVGGRDDMELDLTGDISQLKKQLFVIKEGVQYKVRIDFIVQREIVHGLKYVQKTSRFGMPVDKMKHMVGSYPPKREIQFYLTPAEEAPSGTMSRGTYSVSSIFTDDDKHIHLEWDWTFEIKKDWE; translated from the exons ATGGCCGAAACAGCGAAGCAACAACCCCATCCCGACCATCATGATGAGGATGTGCACGATGCCAACTACCAAGCACCGCCGGAGAAGACCATCGAGGAGATCATGGCCGCCGATCAGGAGGATGAGAGTTTGAGACGCTACAAGGAGGCCCTCCTGGGCGCCGCCCAGACCGAGAAGATTGTTGTCG AGCCCAATGATCCACGCAAGGTGATTGTGAAAAAGCTGGCGCTGGTTGTGGGGGGACGCGATGATATGGAATTGGATCTTACTGGCGACATTAGTCAGCTGAAAAAGCAG CTTTTTGTGATCAAAGAAGGTGTTCAGTACAAGGTGCGCATTGATTTTATTGTGCAACGTGAAATTGTCCACGGCCTTAAGTATGTGCAAAAGACCTCTCGCTTTGGCATGCCCG TCGACAAAATGAAGCACATGGTTGGCTCGTATCCGCCGAAAAGGGAAATTCAGTTCTATTTGACGCCCGCCGAGGAGGCGCCCTCCGGCACAATGTCGCGCGGCACTTACTCGGTCAGCTCGATCTTCACGGATGACGACAAGCACATACATTTGGAGTGGGACTGGACCTTTGAGATCAAAAAGGACTGGGAATAA
- the LOC108152514 gene encoding uncharacterized protein LOC108152514 isoform X1, translating into MCKAEKFFQAKHFCRYLSLRSGGLIIALFSDLLAIISLAGFFRLFFDRTNDNTIRETFAVFWGVLHFVAGNCLSVSLIMTSPTPVLVYIVIEGCFLAFTIVYVLQSAVMAIHLSANMCIGNCIVYWIFVGITWVLLPYFLYITISIYFAKKQMLRDTVAQVE; encoded by the exons ATGTGCAAGGCTGAAAAGTTTTTCCAGGCGAAACATTTCTGCCGCTATCTATCGCTACGAAGCGGTGGCCTGATCATAGCCCTCTTCTCCGATCTGTTGGCCATTATTTCTCTGGCTGGTTTCTTca GGTTATTTTTTGATAGAACCAACGATAATACGATTAGAG AAACTTTCGCCGTCTTTTGGGGTGTCCTACATTTCGTGGCTGGCAATTGTTTGTCCGTTTCCCTGATCATG ACATCTCCTACTCCGGTTCTGGTCTACATTGTGATTGAAGGCTGCTTCCTGGCATTTACGATCGTCTATGTCCTGCAGAGCGCTGTAATGGCCATCCATTTAAGTGCGAACATGTGCATTGGAAATTGTATTGTCTACTGGATATTCGTGGGCATCACTTGGG TATTATTGCCGTACTTCCTGTACATAACGATTTCAATCTATTTCGCTAAGAAACAAATGCTCAGAGACACTGTAGCCCAGGTGGAATAA
- the LOC108152514 gene encoding uncharacterized protein LOC108152514 isoform X2, which yields MTSPTPVLVYIVIEGCFLAFTIVYVLQSAVMAIHLSANMCIGNCIVYWIFVGITWVLLPYFLYITISIYFAKKQMLRDTVAQVE from the exons ATG ACATCTCCTACTCCGGTTCTGGTCTACATTGTGATTGAAGGCTGCTTCCTGGCATTTACGATCGTCTATGTCCTGCAGAGCGCTGTAATGGCCATCCATTTAAGTGCGAACATGTGCATTGGAAATTGTATTGTCTACTGGATATTCGTGGGCATCACTTGGG TATTATTGCCGTACTTCCTGTACATAACGATTTCAATCTATTTCGCTAAGAAACAAATGCTCAGAGACACTGTAGCCCAGGTGGAATAA
- the LOC108152511 gene encoding uncharacterized protein LOC108152511, with amino-acid sequence MVFDFNMLRAKKCCFCVSLQTGCILFALFQLFCSGMNIDYIFNLLNNTVAYESTYVFPAQVTQTVLQLVPDLLTVVASFVLLAAIISQYLPLFWVPMLMHLVQVTYLLVFSIISAAMGKNLIVNQSFGHNITYWIYVVAWLGMTLYFFYITYSYYRELKAESAPSGRVVQRSEI; translated from the exons ATGGTATTTGATTTTAATATGTTACGTGCCAAGAAATGCTGCTTCTGTGTGTCCCTGCAAACGGGCTGCATTCTGTTCGCCCTCTTCCAGCTGTTCTGCTCCGGAATGAACATTGACTACATTTTCAACCTATTGAATA ATACGGTTGCGTATGAGTCCACATATGTGTTTCCAG CCCAGGTAACCCAGACAGTGCTGCAACTTGTGCCAGATCTGTTGACAGTCGTCGCTTCGTTTGTCCTGCTGGCTGCCATCATATCG CAATATCTGCCTCTGTTCTGGGTGCCCATGCTGATGCACTTGGTCCAGGTCACGTATCTGCTGGTATTCAGCATTATTTCAGCTGCGATGGGCAAAAACTTGATTGTGAACCAGAGCTTTGGGCACAATATAACCTATTGGATATATGTGGTTGCTTGGCTGG GAATGACattgtattttttttacatCACATACTCTTACTACCGGGAACTAAAGGCTGAGTCAGCCCCAAGTGGCAGGGTTGTACAACGATCGGaaatataa
- the LOC108152510 gene encoding uncharacterized protein LOC108152510 isoform X2, with translation MSVQNDAFTRLFNLVFSQKFQLLSFQDMILANRFCYCMSLRAGCFILSIISLFVCSMHIYNFNVKMGDNQTNSDSVVFPEGATQILFRLMPEFLTIIAVFFLLTALTTNLIHLILITLTFEVTQLLYQFLYSIIATALNINVTVRMGVYSSTAYWGFISCWIVFSAYFVYIILSYYQKTLAMMQHEVSY, from the exons ATGTCAGTTCAAAATGATGCGTTTACTCGTCTGTTTAATTTGGTATTTTCACAAAAATTTCAGTTACTTTCCTTCCAAGACATGATATTAGCCAATCGATTCTGCTACTGTATGTCCCTGCGGGCGGGCTGCTTCATTCTGTCCATCATCTCACTTTTCGTGTGCAGCATGCACATTTACAATTTCAATGTCAAAATGGGAG ACAATCAAACGAACAGTGACTCGGTGGTCTTTCCAG AGGGCGCCACCCAGATACTGTTCAGACTTATGCCAGAATTTCTAACAATTATTGCCGTCTTTTTCCTGTTGACTGCCCTCACGACG AACCTCATACATCTGATTTTGATCACACTCACGTTCGAGGTCACCCAGTTGCTGTATCAGTTTCTATATAGCATTATAGCCACGGCGCTCAACATTAATGTGACCGTCAGGATGGGTGTCTATTCGAGTACGGCCTATTGGGGCTTTATTAGCTGCTGGATCG TATTTTCCGCATATTTTGTGTATATTATTTTATCGTACTACCAGAAAACGTTGGCCATGATGCAGCACGAAGTGTCATACTGA
- the LOC108152510 gene encoding uncharacterized protein LOC108152510 isoform X1 — translation MSVQNDAFTRLFNLVFSQKFQLLSFQDMILANRFCYCMSLRAGCFILSIISLFVCSMHIYNFNVKMGDNQTNSDSVVFPEGATQILFRLMPEFLTIIAVFFLLTALTTNLIHLILITLTFEVTQLLYQFLYSIIATALNINVTVRMGVYSSTAYWGFISCWIGEILINDRSDTPLMCVVVVFSAYFVYIILSYYQKTLAMMQHEVSY, via the exons ATGTCAGTTCAAAATGATGCGTTTACTCGTCTGTTTAATTTGGTATTTTCACAAAAATTTCAGTTACTTTCCTTCCAAGACATGATATTAGCCAATCGATTCTGCTACTGTATGTCCCTGCGGGCGGGCTGCTTCATTCTGTCCATCATCTCACTTTTCGTGTGCAGCATGCACATTTACAATTTCAATGTCAAAATGGGAG ACAATCAAACGAACAGTGACTCGGTGGTCTTTCCAG AGGGCGCCACCCAGATACTGTTCAGACTTATGCCAGAATTTCTAACAATTATTGCCGTCTTTTTCCTGTTGACTGCCCTCACGACG AACCTCATACATCTGATTTTGATCACACTCACGTTCGAGGTCACCCAGTTGCTGTATCAGTTTCTATATAGCATTATAGCCACGGCGCTCAACATTAATGTGACCGTCAGGATGGGTGTCTATTCGAGTACGGCCTATTGGGGCTTTATTAGCTGCTGGATCGGTGAGATATTGATTAACGATCGGTCTGATACTCCACTAATGTGTGTTGTTGTAGTATTTTCCGCATATTTTGTGTATATTATTTTATCGTACTACCAGAAAACGTTGGCCATGATGCAGCACGAAGTGTCATACTGA
- the LOC108152513 gene encoding uncharacterized protein LOC108152513 isoform X1 — protein sequence MPHRRKCTLRKCCFCISLYCGSILIAFYTIMSGLLNAATLADDIIFRKNLSSDNWVKWFNVSHVCLMIAAAVILLVAVMTNHILSIQIWMGLFVVHIIGYYIAYHAMINVRNPFFSSALSTALYVLVILLTLAIDIYCLIVVYSRYNQLKNPQDYMPKCVDRT from the exons ATGCCACACCGAAGGAAGTGCACTCTGCGCAAATGCTGCTTCTGTATATCGCTGTACTGTGGCAGCATTTTAATAGCGTTTTACACGATCATGTCGGGCCTGCTGAATGCGGCCACCCTGGCCGATGACATTATCTTCAGGAAAA ATCTGAGCTCTGATAACTGGGTCAAATGGTTCAATGTCAGCCACGTTTGTCTAATGATTGCGGCAGCAGTCATCCTGCTGGTGGCCGTCATGACC AACCACATATTGTCCATACAGATATGGATGGGACTGTTTGTCGTGCACATCATTGGGTACTATATTGCCTACCATGCGATGATTAATGTGCGAAATCCCTTTTTCAGTAGTGCTCTATCTACTGCCCTATATGTGCTCGTTATTCTACTGACCCTGG CCATTGATATATACTGCCTGATTGTGGTCTATTCGCGATACAACCAGTTGAAGAATCCGCAAGATTATATGCCAAAATGTGTTGACCGTACTTAG
- the LOC108152513 gene encoding uncharacterized protein LOC108152513 isoform X2, protein MPHRRKCTLRKCCFCISLYCGSILIAFYTIMSGLLNAATLADDIIFRKNLSSDNWVKWFNVSHVCLMIAAAVILLVAVMTPLIYTA, encoded by the exons ATGCCACACCGAAGGAAGTGCACTCTGCGCAAATGCTGCTTCTGTATATCGCTGTACTGTGGCAGCATTTTAATAGCGTTTTACACGATCATGTCGGGCCTGCTGAATGCGGCCACCCTGGCCGATGACATTATCTTCAGGAAAA ATCTGAGCTCTGATAACTGGGTCAAATGGTTCAATGTCAGCCACGTTTGTCTAATGATTGCGGCAGCAGTCATCCTGCTGGTGGCCGTCATGACC CCATTGATATATACTGCCTGA